CCGTTTATCGATTCAATCTTGTTAAACCAAATTTTATGGTCGACTCCCCAGCCGTGAACGAAAACAATGGGTTTCCCTTTGCCGATGATGCGATAATTAATCGTAGAACCGTCCGAAGCGCTGAATGATTTCATTTTTCCATATCCTTTCTCTCATATCGACTTTCGACGTGCGAAATACATGCCGATTTTATACTGAATTACTTCTTCAAAATCTTTCATTATCAGCTTTTTATCAAGTCGAAACATGAAAGGCTTCGATTTCCCGACATTATTGCAACTACTGAACTCTTTCTTTGCATCTTCGCTTATGTCCAACGCTACTATGTTTCCGACAAGTCTTTCAGGAAAATACACCGTAGCTTTCATAAAGCCTTTCCATGCAGACATCCAGACGATCGTCTTCTTTCCTTTTACCACTTTGCATAGCCATGCCTTTCCGTCCCTATAGTATCTCCATTCCGGTTTTAATCCTGACTTATCGAAAAGCAACAACGCTTCCAGATATGTAGCGAACGAATCGCCGAGAATCTTTTCCAATACCTCGTTTGTCGGATAGATCGACGGATCAATCAGTTCAATAGTATTGATTTGTTCCATTTTATTGGTTCCTCTTTTAAGACTTTCAAATTACTTCTTGAGCATATCTCTGCACTTGAATGCCAGATTTGCCGAATTATACATCGATTCGATATCGAAATTCGCCGTGTTCTTGACGGCAATTCCGTTGATGATATGCTCAAGTTCATACTGATACGGATCATAATCCCCAATGTCCAAAGTTCTTTGTCCGCTGTTGTTTGAATACACCATCTTAAATTTAGGACAATCGACAAAGGACCAATCCAATGTTGCCGATCCGTTTTTGCCGGACACGGAATGCCTTGTCGTAAACGGATAATTGTCGTGCATATTGGTGCTCCCGTCGATTGTAACGATCGCTGATTCGTATTTGAACACGAGCACGCAGTCGTTTTGCTGATTGTTCATACATTCGACGGACAAGGGCAAGCCAAGCAACTGAACAGCCGCATCAATGTCCTGAGCCATGGGGTTGTTCACAATGTCGTTACTGGAAAAAACCGAAGAACTTTTTCTTTAAATGCTTAATGAGCGAATCTCACCGATTTCATCAGTTTTTGAAAGTTCGAAAAAGTATTTATACTGGCTTTGAAAGCGCGAATAATATGCTCCTGCGCAAGCTTTACCGCTTTTGCGGCTTGCTTTCCGTAGTTCGTCGAGCTCTATTTTATTAGTGCATATCGGGTACTCGATGATGACGTGTTTTCCAGCCTCCATGCATCGGCATGCGATTTCCGAATGCGTTTCCGTCGGCGAGCAAATATCTATAACATCGATATCTTCATCTTGCAATAATTCCTTAATAGATCCGACGAATTCGACATTCAGCTCTTTTGCCAGAAGAGATGCTTTAGCAGGCGTTTTTGCAGTTATGCCGCAAAGGGCGCATCCCGGAAGGTTGCTGATTATCCGTGCATGCATGGAACCCATATACCCTGCGCCTATGATGCCAATATTCATACTGTAAACCTCGACATTAATGATGAACCCGACAGCTTGCTTTTTTATTGAACCGAAGATCAGATCGATGCTGTTATTTGCTGCAGGGTTTTATAGTACGATTCGAAAACATTCTCCAGGAATGCTTTCTCTTCATTGTTGATCTTAATTTCTTCGTCCATATTGAATCTCATGCCTTTCTCCGCCATAAAGTCAATGCAGAAAACCAGAATATAGAAAACCAGCGCCTGCTCTTGAATCTCGCAGGGTTTCTCCAGTTCCTTCCAGTATTCGACATATTCCAAGTCGGCATGCATGCAGAGCAGCGACATTGTCGTCAACGCCAACGCGTAAAGCCGGTCGCCGAAGCAAATCCAGTCAAGATCGATAATTCCCGACAATCTGCCTTGTTCTATTAATACGTTCTTAGTCGTTGCATCGTCGAAAAACGGCTCCGGCTTTATTCCGTCGAAATACCCGGAAAAATAAGGCAGAAAGCTTCTAACGCGACGGATATAATCCGTTGAAAAGATTTTATTTTCCGCTATGCGGCGTTCCGATCGTCCTATATGGTTTTCGACTACGTCCCTCCAGCTTTTCTTCAGATTGTCTTGATCTTCATATGAATGAAGAAAGCCGTAGCCCTTTGCGACAGGCAAGGTTCTCAGAGCATTCTGATGACGATGCAGCTCATGAGCTATGGTTTTTTTTTGCTCGTTCGACAACCCGTCGTACGCTAAGCCCAAGTCCCTTCCGGGAATATAGGACATTATGAAATAACAAGGGCTCGTACCGGAGTTCGCCGAAACAATTTTCGGTATCGGCAATGCAAGAGATTCAAGCTTCTTCAGCCAATATATCGATCCGTCGATTAATTCTTTCGTTTCTGAAATTTTCAAAACATACTTGGCATCGTTTATTTCTATCGTATACACATAAGCGGCTATGCCGACGCGATTTCTTTTGACAGAATCGGGAAGGGCGTTGAATTCCTCCAGGCAAATATTTCTTATAACTGTTTCGTTCAATCAGTCCTCCGCTGCAGATAATCGCTAATTTTTTCTCGCCTTTACGAAAATCACATCATTGCTGGTAAAATCATTCTTTTGAACCAAATCCATTTTAATCTCTTCTACGCTGAACCTATTATCCGTTAACAGCCTGGTTATGCTTTCTTCGGTATACATTGTATCCCATGTGATAAACTCTTTCGTCTTGGTTCCCTCCAGGATTACATTGCGCGTGCCCCATGCATTGGCGTCTTGAAAGTACTTGCATTCGTATAAGATATAATGCGGATTTTTTGAAAAAAACCCGTTCGAATCGCAACGGCTCCATTGCTTCTCTTCTTTTTTTGCGGCGCTTAAATTGTTCGAGAATACATCAAATATCAAGATTCCTTTCTCGCACAAGCTGTTTGACGCGTTTTTCAAGAATATTTTCTGTTCCTCGTTTGTTAACGCCCCGAAATCGCAATAAATGCACATTGCCGCATCGAAATTCCCCTGAGGCAATTTTTGTAAATAGCTTTGACGGTAATACCGAATTTGCAGGTTTTTCTTCTTTGCCGACTTTCTTGCATACAGTATCGATCCTTTTGATATATCAACCCCCGAGACCGCATGTTTTTTTTGAGAAAGTCTTTCGCAATACAGCCCGGGACCGCAGCCGAGATCGATAATCGACGATTTCTCCGGTATTACGCTGTCGATCCATTCTACGGTTGAATCAATGGTTTTATCGTTTCTTGATGCGGCATCGTTAGTCGCATCAAGATGGAGCTTAAGCATTTGCTTGGCGATATGCCTGTCTGTCCATAAGAAATCCTTGCTCCGCTGATAGAGCGATAAGCTGTTGTTCATTGCAGACTCCTTTTATTCTAGTTTCTCAGTTTGCTTTTGGCGAGCTTAATATCGTCAGGAAATACTACCAGCGCGCTTCGTTCCGTCCGTATTCTTGGACGGCTGAGCATTGCGTTCCAGTATTTATCAAACCTTTCATAAGGCAGTACTAATCTTCGGCCGTTTGTATCATTAGCGTAGAATGCTTTGATGTTCCGATCATAGCCGGTTAGCGCAATCGCATGGGTCTGATGTTCATTGAGGCTGATAAAAGCAACCATAAAAATGCCGTTCGCCAATAAATATTCTGCTTCTTCGTTTTTAAGATGCTGAAGAAACTCGTACTTGAAACCGTATGCGTCGCATACTCTATAAAGCCCTTCGAGATCGTTTCCCAATGTTTTTATCGCGCTTATGCTTGAACCCGAGCGCTTCCATGTTTCATCTTTATCAAACGGATTGCTGTGCAAGCCCTTATATTCTGGTTAGTGTACAATTCTTTCTGTAAATTGGGTTGAAAAAAGCAGGCCGATCGGGCTCAAATGGTAAGTGACCAAACCAACCATAAGGAGAACCCGATGGCCTACGAATCAGAATATACACTTTTGGAGCAAGTGATCCAGATGCTGGCAGCGAATGGGGACAATAAATTTTCTCGTGTTATCGAAGTGGTCGTCAATGAGGCCATGAAGATCGAGCGAGCAAAGGCTCTCAACGCCGAACCATATGAACGCACGGAAGAGCGTACTGGGCATGCCAATGGATTTAAAGACAAGACGCTCAATCTTGCGACCGGGAAAGTCCTCTTGAAAGTACCACAAGTTCGCGGGATGGAGTTTTACCCCAGCTGCATCGAGAAAGGCATGCGCAGTGAGCGTGCTCTCAAGCTCGCCATCGCCGAAATGTATGTCAAAGGAGTAAGTACCCGCAGGGTCTCGGATATCGTCGAAATTCTTTGTGGCACCGAAGTCAGCTCGTCCCAGGTCAGCAGGCTGGCAAAGGAGCTCGATGAAGAGATTACGTCTTGGAAGGCGCAGCCTGTCGGACAGATTCAATACTTGGTACTTGATGCGACCTATGAATCGGTGCGCGTCGGTTCCCAGGTGGTCAAGCAGGCTCTTCTAGTGGCTATTGGCGTTGATTACAGCGGGAATCGGCATATTCTTGACGCCGAAGTCGCGAACAGTGAGGCAGAGGTAAACTGGCGTTCCTTTCTCGAGGATCTCGTACGACGAGGGATGCACGGCCTTCGAATGATCACCAGTGATGACCACTCAGGACTTCGCGCTGCAATCGATGCTGTCTTCCCTGGAATTCTGTGGCAACGCTGCCAGTTTCATCTGCAGCAGAATGCCCACTCCTACGTCACGAAAAAAGATGACATCCCGCTGGTAGCCGCCGATATTCGGAAGGTGTTCAATGCGCCTGACCGCGAGAATGCAGAACGATATTTGCAACAGCTCGTTGAAAAATATCAAAAAACCCATCCGCGTTTAGCGGCTTGGGCCGATGTAAATATACGGGAAGGATTGAGTGTATTCAACATCCCTGAAAATCACAGGAGGAAGATGCGAACATCGAATCTGGCAGAACGCCAGATGAAGGAGATTAACAGGCGAACGAAAGTAGTGGGTGTTTTCCCGAACGCCGAGAGTTTACTTCGCCTTGCGGCTTCTATGCTGATCGAACAAAACGACCAGTGGCAGAATGACAAACGGTACTTGCCTGAGTCAACCGACCGACCTGCTTTGAACGAAATTTACAGAAAAAAGGTTGCATAATCATATTCTGAAAGAATCATTGCAAGCGATGTAGTTGCGCAAGAGTAGCTGTCGTTTTGATTGATAAGAACGACATCATGCAATGCCTGCGCAGGAATCTTTTTCTCGTCAATGTTTTTTAAGCTTATTGAATCATCATTTTCATTCGAGCAACCGAAAACCAGCATTCCTGATAATGCCAGGAATGCATAAAAATCGGGCTTTATCATATGTACTCCTCTTCAGAAACGGACTTCTCTGCATTTGCCTAGCCTGCAATCCGCTCATCGGTACGCAAAGGACGGCACCATCAATGTCGGATCGTAGCGGTTTGCGAACGAATGCTGTTCAGCTTCCTAAGGTCCAAATTCCGGTATACTCTTTTATGATTGTTTTATTTTCCTTTTCTATTTTTTCTTCCATTCCCTTTCCGAAAAAAGATCCCAGAATATGCTTTGCCTGATCAACGCTATCGAATTTATAATCAGTTCTTATTATCGTTTCGCTGAAACCGTTTTTTTTTAATTCGCTATAAAAGCGATTCAACTTCTCTGTAGGAGGTTTCGCATAGTCGACAAACGTCCCCATGGTTTCTATCCAAATGTTTGTTTTGGCTATTTTTTTACAGTCGCTTATTAATTTTGCAATCCAGAAATCGCTGTTTTCTTCGTCGGATATTAAATGCCCGAAACTCCAGCCTTCTATTAAAAAGTCGTAATTATCGTGTATCTGCTCTGTATTCTTGTTGTCCAGTATCTTGAATTCGGCTTTATCGCTGTATGCGCTGATGTTCTCGACCGCTCTGCTTATCATATGCTCTGAAATGTCGAATAAACTTGCCTTGCGGATTTTATCGGCATACATTCTTGTCACGCGGCCGGTGCCTACGCCGAGCTCGCAAACTGTTTTATTCGCAAAATCGAAATTCTCGGACAGGAATTTTTGCAAGTTTTTCTCATAATCTTCATGATTGATAAGCTGGTCGTATAAATCGTTTTGCTGTTTGTATATCTCATACATTTCATTCATATGCTGAACAGTTCCTTTTTAAATAATCAAACTTAATAACGCTGATCGCGTTTTTATCAGCCTATGTCCTCAAATCTGATAGCAGCTTTTTTGAGCTTTGAGTAATATGCAACCTTCTTATCAAGAATTTTCGCGTTGTATATATATTTTTCAAGTCCGTTCCATATAAAAAACCAGGACGGTATCAGCATGAATTCCTTAAAATAGTTTAAATCATACTTGTCAAGATACATAGTAATCTCTCAAAGACACCTGATAACATTACCTCTATAGGGTCAAAGGAGTATTAAACCCCTTTGATTCGTCAGTGTTGATATGCATTATCCGAGCTGTTGCATATCCACATTGTGGATAAACCGGAAACGGTTACCCCACTGAAGTCGCTCGGGTTTCAGTGGGGGTTTTTATTTCCAGAGGTATGGAGAAATGAACGAGATATATCCCGAGGATATCCGCTTTTCACCTGAAGAGTCAAAAAAAATAATTTCTGACCTTTATGCGTACGCCTTTAACTGTCCTCGTGACGCCCGCAGTGAAGAATATAAAGCTGGTTTTCGCGCTGGCGCATTCAATACCCTTCTTTTGCCCAAATATAAGCACCTATCAACCACATCCTCATTCCCAAAAGGGTCTTGTCAGTTAGATGCCTGGTACTCAGGTTATGACGAAGGACAAAGGGCTGCCCATTCCTTTCAAATCAACTACGTAGAAAGCATTCAACACAATGAACCAGTCCCGACCATTAAACCAGAGGAGGGATCAGGCGAACAGGAAGTTTCTTTTAGCTTCACTTGAAGCTAATTCTTTGCTACTTGGAAGCGGCCTACCGTTAATCGGTACGGCGTCGGGTTCGTAACCGACCTACCTTCACCATGTTTCGGCTGGGAAGAGAGAATTTTGGGCGTATCGCTCTTCTATCGCAAATTTTGGAGAGAAATTTGTGATGGCGAAGCTATGCCTGAGTCAAACGAGGTTATCGAGGTTTTATTGGGTCGGAGATACGAATTATATCCGCCTAACAAGCGGTTAACAAATAACTTTAGGAAGTATATATGATGGAAAAGGTTTATCCAAAGGACATACGGTTTAACCCGCTTTTTGCAAAGAATATAGCTTCCATTTTATTACCTGATTCTTTTAGTAAGCCCCGTGATCCTCGAGGCGAGGATTATAAAGATGGATTTCAGGCAGGTGCCTTTAACACACTTCTTCTAGATAAGTACAAAGATCAATTCATTAAACCTCCTTTTTCAAAAGAATCTTGTCAACTTGATGCTTGGTTTTCTGGATATGAAGAAGGGCAAACCGAAGCCCGGTCTTGGCAGATTAATTATTTAGATTCTTTTTAGCTTCAAGGTTATTTCATCTGGAATGTCAAGGAAGAAAGTAAAAGGAATAGTCCTTCACTTACAAATTTTGGAGAGAGATTTGTGAAAGTGAAAGTATATCACAGAAAATTGCATACGGTAGCGGAAAGGTTTCCGGGAGAACAGAAGTCAGGAGCTCTCCACTTCAAATCTGTGCTCTACAGGGGTTCGACTCCCCTGTCTACCACTACCGGAAAATTAGCTTCATGTGAAGCTAATTCCTAGGAAAACATGAGAAAGGAGAGCTCACGTATGAAAATCGTATCTTTTGTATCAACCAAAGGTGGAGTTGGGAAATCTTCCTCCACCATTTTAATCGCAAATTACCTGGCTGCTGTCGGCAAGTCGGTATTGGTAATTGATACCGACTACAGCAATTCAACGACATTGCATTATCTTGAAAGCAAAGCCGGGTTGCGGGGGAAAGGGTTTTCTCAGGCCGTAAAGACTGGTCGCCTTACAGACAATATCGTTTCCACCCAAAATGAGAATATAGAGATAATTCCTTCAAACAGTGACATTGAACACCTGATATTGAAGGATGATCTGGTTCTTTCTCGTCTTGTGGAAATGGAACATAAAGAACTATCTCTCTATGACTACATTCTCCTTGATACGTCCCAGGGATTTAATTCCACGATCAATAACGCAATCTATGCGTCTGACCTGATTTTAACTCCGGTACTATTGTGCCAGTTCGACATGATTTCATGTCTTACTTTGCAAAGTAAGATTGTGGAAGCCGAGAAAATGTCTTCCTGGGGTCTTTTTTTTAATGGTGTTAATCAATACGCCCAAAATAAAAACTCATCCCATTATCAGTACATATCACTCTACAAAAAGACATTCACCCAGTGCCTTAACATTTATCTGCCTAAAACATCTGCGGTAACAAACCGCATTGACCGGGATCAGAAGATTACCCGTAAAACAAGCGAAAAGATTTTTGACGGTGTCGCTTCGTTAGTCGAAATAATCACCGGAGAGCCGGTAAGCGAACCAGTTGCTTTCTAAAGAAGGAAAAGGAAATGAAGCCATTAACCATACTGAAAGACGAGAAAAAGCTTGACCTTAATAATTCCGGGCGTGTTCTGTTGGCACGTCTTATACCACTTACCGAAATTAAGCTCCAGAAGGAGTTCCAGGAACTGTTTCCGCTTATTCCTGGTAACGTGGAGAAAATAACGCAACGAATCATGGAAGGCGGATACGATAATTCCCAACCGGTACATATATGGAATTTCAATGGGAAACACGTCCTAATTGACGGACATCATAGGCGGGAAGGCGCTCTTCGTGCCGGACTCCACGAAATCCCTTGTTTCTTACACGAGTTTTCTTCTATTGACGATGCGCTTGAATATGCCATAAGTCTTCAAACTGAAAGGCGCAACCTTTCAGATGCGGAGCTTATGAGAGCGCTTAAAGTAGTGGATTCTCTTAAAACACGAGGACGTGGGGCAACGGGTGACGGAAAATCCGCTGCACGTTCGGCAGAGGTTCTGGGTATTTCCACCTCACGGGTTGAGAAGACCCGCATGGTGGAAAAATATGCTACCGATGAAATCAAAAAACAGATCGAGTCAGGTGAACTCACGCTTAATAAAGCGTATCACCTCGTTCGGGAAACAATGACCGAATCGACTGGTAGGAAGAGTAAGGATAAGAAGCCTTCAAAAGAAGTCATACAGATTATCACTACTATTCAGTCATTTCTTACCTCTGGTGATATTGAAGGCCTTTCATCGTATGTAAAGGAGTACGGGATATGACTAGCGTAAAAAAGAGCGAAACGCGCGGACTGTATCGTTCTCATGATAAGAAGCTCGTCTATGGTCAGGTCGATACCATCTTGTTACATCCTAAGATGTACTTTTCAAAGAGAAGACTTTCACGGATGGCTCCTTACCAGATTTTTACTGGAGTAGGTTTTGTCTGTACCGTCCTTGATGATCGCCTCCAGGCAGATACTTGGTTTTTCAAGGATAAAAAAAGTCTTAATAGATTTATGCGGCAAGTTAAGGACAGCCTCCATTGTATTGAAGAATGTTTCTATGCCTCCGTCGTACAGCAGAATACAGAAGACCCATTTCAAAATAGGTAGGTGGAGGTAATGAACCAAGATAGAGTAAAAGAAATACTGTTATTACTTGCCGATACCAAAAGAGATTTCACTGTTATTTTTACTGGTAAGAAAAGCAAGAAAGTAAACGGGCTTTATAAACCTGATACGGCAGAAATCTTTCTTCATAACAAGAATTTTTCTCAGGATAATCAGCTACTGTATACGGCGATCCATGAATACGCTCACCATCTTCGTGTCGAATCGGGAACATCCTCTTCTCGTGCACACGATATTGCATTCTGGTCTCTTTTTAACACGCTTCTTGATGATGCAGAAACAAAAGGAATATACCAACGCATACGATCTGCATCCATACAGAAGAAAATAGATGAGGCTAAAGCCTTACAGCATGAAATACTTCTCCTTGAACAACGTTTAGGGGTATTGCTTCAGGAAATCCACGAAACAAGCGAAAACGAAGCGATTAGATATGAAGATATTATCCAGCATGATCTGCAACTCTCCCTTGTAACGGTTAAGAAAATGTGTGCTATAAGTACACTGCCAGCTCATAAAGTTGAAAACCTCTCACTCGATGCAGCGCATGTTCTGATTTCCAACAAGGGAAATGACCAACGGGTAATCGGTGCAATTGAATCTGGTAAAAGCATCGCTCAAATCAAAACCACTACTCAATCTCAATCAACGTCACGAGACGAGGAACTAGAAAGGGAAAAGAGGCGTATTGAAAAAATAATCACCGCTTTGAACGAAAGACTCCGTAAAATCATTAATGAGTTAGGCGAAATGAATGGAATCAATGCAGGTGAAGCTAGTCACGGAAAAATCTATGCGGAAAGGATTATGAAAGAATGAATAGTAGGAAAAGGCATTCACCCTTAACAAGACAAAAGATTTCTCTTGCCATGAAAAATAGAGTTCTGTCGTCTTCATGGAAGGTTAATGTTACAAGAGCAATTATCGAACAGTGGGCAAAAGCAGTCATATGTAATGAAACGGGAAAGACCTTTGAAAGTATATCAGAGGCCGCACGATGTTACGGTCTAGCTCCTACGCAAGTATCTCGGGTTTGTCGTGGTATGCGAAATAGTGTTCACGGTCTTACTTTTTCATTTCTATAATCAATAAGCTTCATGTGAAGCTAATTTAGTTTCACTTTTTAAAACCATAAGGAGGACAAATTGGAGTCAAAACTGATGAAAGCGATTACGGCGCTGGAAAGCGCAGGGTTCCAGGTAGATCGAGCCATTGAAGAGGATGGTCGTGATGTAGGAATCACCGTTTCAGGAGAAGTTGCGTATCAGCATATCAATGTAATAACAGCAAAAACCGGCGCGATCGTCATACGATGCACGCCGGTGAAAGGCTAATTAGTCTTTCAATTCAAGAAAGTCCTGAAAGACTTTAGCAGCAGCTACAGTCTGCTTTACAAGGTTTTAGAGACTTCCTTTTGTTAAATCATACGTTGTGCCATTTGCTTCAGCCATTGCATTCACCAAATTTAAGATTTGTTCTGATGAAATTATTTGAGCCATGTTTTTTCTCTCCGGGGGATTGGTATTTCGCCCTGCATACGCGGGGACGGTGTAGCTGCCTTTGAGTATACCACGCCTCCGGAGGTTTCTTTGAATCACAAGTTCGTGAATTAGCTTCTCTTGAAGCTAATAAATCAGTACGGAGGTTTTTGAAGATGGGCGATTTAAATCATGTGACTCTTACGGGACGTGTAGTGAGAGATGCAGAACTGAAACGCAAGGGCGCTAATCTAGTGATGTGCGAGTTCTCGCTTGCGAATAATTATTCAAAGAAAACAGGGGAGACCTGGTCAAAAAAAGCAAACTTTTTCAAGTTGGTGGTGTTCGGAAAAATGGCAGAAGGTCTACATCCTTATCTCAAAAAAGGTGCACTCATTGGTATAGAAGCTGAACTGCGACAAAATCAATGGGAGCAGGAGGGTAAGAAATACTCAAGCAATGAACTAATCATAAATGAAGTTCAACTTCTCTCTAGTCCAAAAAAAAGTAATGAGGCTCCTTCATCATCAGATTATCCGGCTGAAGAAGAATCTTTCCTTATGGATATTTACTAACTGAAGGTAATCAATGAATTCTAAACTACTAAGGAATCTATCTCTATTTTTATGTATATCATTTACTTTTTTTTCATGTGAAGTCGAACTTCATGCTGAATCAAATACATGGTATGAAGCAAGGGTAACAGCCGTTATTGATGGAGACACCATTCAGGTGCAGTTTACTGGAGAAGATTGCCCTTCTGGGTGCCAGTGGAATGAAAGAGTACGTCTTGTTGGTGTCGATACTCCGGAGCTTTTCACAGATCCTCCTGAGTACTATGCAGCTGAAGCACGAGCCTATACTAATCAAATCTATAGACGAGATGTTCTACTTGTATTTGATTCTGTCTCAGCCAAAAAAGATAGGTATGGAAGAGTTCTTGCCTATATTTATAAATCCTTTGATTCACCTTCAATTAATGAACAACTCATCCTCAATGGGTATGGATATTACTACGATTTATTTTCTTTCGATCCAGAAAAAATGAATGATTTTCAGAACGCAGAAGATTATGCCCGATTAAATCGGGTAGGTCTTTGGAGATAACTATAAGGAGTGTATTGAAATGAGTAAAGAATGGATTCGTGGTTATGGACAACGTTATCGACACATGGTCGTGCGAACTGAGGTTACGCCTCACTATAAAAGGACTCATTTTGCATGTGGGAAAACAACAGATTACACGCTTGATTGTGTTTTTGAATTAACAGAAACCGCGAAATGCCCACTGTGTCTTGATTTCGAACGAAATAATGTAAAAGCAATTTAGTTTATATGGAAGTGTAGTGATGAGTGGTCATCAGAATGTCATGCGTTCGTGCCGTAGTCAGTCGCATCATAGGTTCGATTCCTATCACTTCCGATAGCCCGTATGGGTGAAAAACTACGTGCCGGTTGCACCGGTGTTTGAGTTCAGCTCGGCCGGGAGGAAGCGGAAGACCTCCCGGCGTTTTTTATTAATAAAGAGGACGTAGTTATGAAAAATACAGTACTTGGTTTTTCACAAGAAAAGTTACTTGAATACAAGCTTAATATTTCTGAGATTCATATTCTTCAGTGGTTTGTTGATTGTATCGTAGGTCAAAAACTCATTCAAACACCGTTAACAAATAATACACCGTATTACTTAGTTAGGTATCAATACGTTATTGATTCATTACCACTGTTGGGTATTCATAATCCACGGGTAATCGCTCGTCATTTTAATGCACTCTGTAAATGCGGTTTACTCGATAAAAAAATTGAAAAAAACAAAGAAGGCACTTCTATTTACTTTTCATATTCAAGGAAAAAGATAGTCGAACTTCTTTACTCTGACTTGAAGGAATAATGCAATGATACATACATTTGATACTGAAGTTGCTGAATTATTCCATGATGCCAATATTGCAACGATTTTTCAAAATTTGTGTTATTGGATACTCCATAATAAGACAAATGATAAAAATCAAAAGCTGATAGAAATTAACGGTTCTCTTGTTAACCGTTACTTCACATATAATAGTATTCAAGCATTTGTACAACAATTTCCATATTACTCAAAAAAGCAAATAGAAACCTATCTCAATAAACTGCGCGACCGGGGATTGATTGTTAAAGGGAATTTCAATGATAAGGGTTTTGATCGGACTAGTTGGTATTGTTTAGTAGATGAGCAGTATTGGATTGACAAGTATTTAGGAGTATCAAAAAAGCCCTCTACACCACTACCAACAGATGAAACACC
The sequence above is a segment of the Teretinema zuelzerae genome. Coding sequences within it:
- a CDS encoding DUF3788 family protein; translated protein: MEQINTIELIDPSIYPTNEVLEKILGDSFATYLEALLLFDKSGLKPEWRYYRDGKAWLCKVVKGKKTIVWMSAWKGFMKATVYFPERLVGNIVALDISEDAKKEFSSCNNVGKSKPFMFRLDKKLIMKDFEEVIQYKIGMYFARRKSI
- a CDS encoding Gfo/Idh/MocA family protein, with product MNIGIIGAGYMGSMHARIISNLPGCALCGITAKTPAKASLLAKELNVEFVGSIKELLQDEDIDVIDICSPTETHSEIACRCMEAGKHVIIEYPICTNKIELDELRKASRKSGKACAGAYYSRFQSQYKYFFELSKTDEIGEIRSLSI
- a CDS encoding phosphotransferase family protein encodes the protein MNETVIRNICLEEFNALPDSVKRNRVGIAAYVYTIEINDAKYVLKISETKELIDGSIYWLKKLESLALPIPKIVSANSGTSPCYFIMSYIPGRDLGLAYDGLSNEQKKTIAHELHRHQNALRTLPVAKGYGFLHSYEDQDNLKKSWRDVVENHIGRSERRIAENKIFSTDYIRRVRSFLPYFSGYFDGIKPEPFFDDATTKNVLIEQGRLSGIIDLDWICFGDRLYALALTTMSLLCMHADLEYVEYWKELEKPCEIQEQALVFYILVFCIDFMAEKGMRFNMDEEIKINNEEKAFLENVFESYYKTLQQITASI
- a CDS encoding class I SAM-dependent methyltransferase, coding for MNNSLSLYQRSKDFLWTDRHIAKQMLKLHLDATNDAASRNDKTIDSTVEWIDSVIPEKSSIIDLGCGPGLYCERLSQKKHAVSGVDISKGSILYARKSAKKKNLQIRYYRQSYLQKLPQGNFDAAMCIYCDFGALTNEEQKIFLKNASNSLCEKGILIFDVFSNNLSAAKKEEKQWSRCDSNGFFSKNPHYILYECKYFQDANAWGTRNVILEGTKTKEFITWDTMYTEESITRLLTDNRFSVEEIKMDLVQKNDFTSNDVIFVKARKN
- a CDS encoding cysteine peptidase family C39 domain-containing protein is translated as MHSNPFDKDETWKRSGSSISAIKTLGNDLEGLYRVCDAYGFKYEFLQHLKNEEAEYLLANGIFMVAFISLNEHQTHAIALTGYDRNIKAFYANDTNGRRLVLPYERFDKYWNAMLSRPRIRTERSALVVFPDDIKLAKSKLRN
- a CDS encoding IS256 family transposase — protein: MAYESEYTLLEQVIQMLAANGDNKFSRVIEVVVNEAMKIERAKALNAEPYERTEERTGHANGFKDKTLNLATGKVLLKVPQVRGMEFYPSCIEKGMRSERALKLAIAEMYVKGVSTRRVSDIVEILCGTEVSSSQVSRLAKELDEEITSWKAQPVGQIQYLVLDATYESVRVGSQVVKQALLVAIGVDYSGNRHILDAEVANSEAEVNWRSFLEDLVRRGMHGLRMITSDDHSGLRAAIDAVFPGILWQRCQFHLQQNAHSYVTKKDDIPLVAADIRKVFNAPDRENAERYLQQLVEKYQKTHPRLAAWADVNIREGLSVFNIPENHRRKMRTSNLAERQMKEINRRTKVVGVFPNAESLLRLAASMLIEQNDQWQNDKRYLPESTDRPALNEIYRKKVA
- a CDS encoding class I SAM-dependent methyltransferase — encoded protein: MNEMYEIYKQQNDLYDQLINHEDYEKNLQKFLSENFDFANKTVCELGVGTGRVTRMYADKIRKASLFDISEHMISRAVENISAYSDKAEFKILDNKNTEQIHDNYDFLIEGWSFGHLISDEENSDFWIAKLISDCKKIAKTNIWIETMGTFVDYAKPPTEKLNRFYSELKKNGFSETIIRTDYKFDSVDQAKHILGSFFGKGMEEKIEKENKTIIKEYTGIWTLGS
- a CDS encoding ParA family protein; protein product: MKIVSFVSTKGGVGKSSSTILIANYLAAVGKSVLVIDTDYSNSTTLHYLESKAGLRGKGFSQAVKTGRLTDNIVSTQNENIEIIPSNSDIEHLILKDDLVLSRLVEMEHKELSLYDYILLDTSQGFNSTINNAIYASDLILTPVLLCQFDMISCLTLQSKIVEAEKMSSWGLFFNGVNQYAQNKNSSHYQYISLYKKTFTQCLNIYLPKTSAVTNRIDRDQKITRKTSEKIFDGVASLVEIITGEPVSEPVAF
- a CDS encoding ParB/RepB/Spo0J family partition protein, producing the protein MKPLTILKDEKKLDLNNSGRVLLARLIPLTEIKLQKEFQELFPLIPGNVEKITQRIMEGGYDNSQPVHIWNFNGKHVLIDGHHRREGALRAGLHEIPCFLHEFSSIDDALEYAISLQTERRNLSDAELMRALKVVDSLKTRGRGATGDGKSAARSAEVLGISTSRVEKTRMVEKYATDEIKKQIESGELTLNKAYHLVRETMTESTGRKSKDKKPSKEVIQIITTIQSFLTSGDIEGLSSYVKEYGI